One Alnus glutinosa chromosome 3, dhAlnGlut1.1, whole genome shotgun sequence genomic region harbors:
- the LOC133863988 gene encoding glucan endo-1,3-beta-glucosidase 13, producing MFATQMLKMVLLFHLFFLCSYALTGTGQESVELINLYETNPEVFQASSHSALPIAVSVGAENLNEVSSSVLMAETWLRTHVLAHYPAVKITTIVAGNTVLCDNGQEHKLDLVLPSLKNIYHSLTRWGLEKEIKLSAAFSSNCLHPYSAFYRDDLAEKVIKPLLQFLENTNSTYLVNPPPNFSPLSDESVSLVSSHSESIIKLGFFELKNIKVLASPEERKSMTRKLSFISYSVPANIAKKPHSPLSQIASPPSLSFPSAPEIPPVMDPANPPFGFTLPPCNPASPSAPAPETGAIQKLWCVAKPSVPAETLQEAMDYACGAGGADCEEIQPHGNCYNPDTIFAHASYAFNSYWQKHKRSGGTCSFGETAMLINADPSFLHCRFVLN from the exons ATGTTTGCAACACAAATGTTGAAGATGGTGTTGCTCTTTcaccttttctttctctgttcCTATGCTCTTACTG GTACAGGTCAAGAATCTGTTGAACTTATAAACCTTTATGAGACAAACCCGGAGGTCTTCCAAGCATCCTCTCACTCTGCTCTTCCAATAGCAGTTTCTGTGGGTGCTGAAAACCTCAATGAGGTCTCAAGCAGTGTTTTAATGGCTGAAACGTGGCTCAGGACCCATGTTTTAGCTCACTACCCGGCCGTCAAAATCACCACCATTGTTGCGGGTAACACTGTGCTTTGCGACAATGGCCAAGAGCATAAGTTGGATTTGGTCCTCCCATCTCTCAAGAACATTTATCACTCTCTTACAAGGTGGGGTTTGGAGAAAGAAATCAAACTCTCTGCTGCTTTCTCTTCCAACTGTTTGCACCCATACTCTGCTTTTTACAGAGATGATTTGGCTGAGAAAGTTATTAAACCGCTGCTACAGTTTCTAGAGAATACCAACTCAACTTACTTAGTGAACCCACCTCCAAATTTCTCTCCTTTGTCAGATGAAAGTGTGAGCTTAGTTTCTTCTCACTCAGAGTCCATTATAAAGCTTGGATTTTTTGAActcaaaaatatcaaagtgtTGGCCAGTCCAGAAGAGAGAAAGTCCATGACCAGGAAGCTCTCGTTCATTAGCTACTCTGTTCCTGCAAATATAGCCAAGAAACCACATTCCCCACTTTCCCAAATAGCTTCTCCGCCATCATTGTCCTTCCCTTCTGCTCCAGAGATCCCTCCAGTTATGGATCCAGCGAATCCGCCTTTCGGTTTCACATTGCCTCCTTGTAATCCAGCTTCTCCCAGTGCTCCAGCTCCAGAAACAGGGGCGATCCAGAAGCTTTGGTGCGTGGCTAAGCCTTCTGTTCCGGCAGAGACACTGCAAGAGGCAATGGACTATGCCTGTGGTGCGGGTGGTGCTGATTGTGAGGAGATTCAGCCACATGGTAACTGTTACAATCCTGACACCATTTTTGCACATGCTTCTTATGCCTTCAATAGCTACTGGCAGAAGCACAAGAGGAGCGGAGGAACTTGTAGCTTTGGAGAGACTGCCATGCTAATCAATGCTGACCCAA GTTTTCTTCACTGTCGGTTTGTTCTCAACTAG
- the LOC133864767 gene encoding uncharacterized protein LOC133864767, whose protein sequence is MDPRSMGDLLKHLEKQSDLLLDSYRSMTHELHRLQVEEEMLMRKFYEIMTAHGLLKKNQDRSNVPDDGENGDCTAIVIATSDSQL, encoded by the exons ATGGATCCAAGATCCATGGGAGATTTATTGAA GCACTTGGAGAAGCAGAGTGACCTCCTTCTGGATTCCTATAGATCAATGACACATGAACTGCATAGACTTCAG GTAGAAGAAGAAATGCTGATGCGCAAGTTTTACGAAATAATGACAGCCCATGGTCTACTTAAAAAG AATCAAGACAGAAGTAATGTTCCTGATGATGGAGAAAATGGAGATTGCACTGCAATAGTCATTGCAACTAGCGATTCACAACTGTAA